One genomic region from Paramormyrops kingsleyae isolate MSU_618 chromosome 24, PKINGS_0.4, whole genome shotgun sequence encodes:
- the LOC111857266 gene encoding transportin-2-like — MSPLSGLILKNNVKAHYQNLPQAVADFIKQECLNNIGDSSPLIRATIGILITTIASKGELQMWPELLLQLCNLLNSEDYNTCEGSFGALQKICEDSSELLDSEALDRPLNIMIPKFLQFFKHCSPKIRSHAIACVNQFIISQAQVLMDNIDTFIESLFALAADEDSEVRKNVCRALVMLLEVRIDRLIPHMHSIVQYMLQRTQDPDENVALEACEFWLTLAEQPICKEVLSSHLLQLIPILVNGMKYSEIDIILLKGDVEEDGTVPDSEQDIKPRFHKSHTVTLQHEGGGGGGGGGGEEGEDIDEDDDDDTLSDWNLSECL, encoded by the exons atgagCCCACTCAGCGGCCTGATCCTGAAGAACAACGTAAAGGCCCACTACCAGAACCTTCCGCAGGCCGTGGCTGACTTCATCAAGCAGGAGTGCCTGAACAACATCGGGGACTCTTCGCCCCTCATCCGGGCCACCATCG ggatccTCATCACGACCATCGCCTCCAAGGGGGAGCTTCAGATGTGGCCTGAGCTTCTCCTACAGCTGTGTAACTTGCTTAACTCTGAGGACTACAATACGTGTGAG gGCTCGTTTGGTGCCCTGCAGAAAATCTGTGAGGACTCTTCGGAGCTGCTTGACAGTGAAGCCCTGGACCGACCCTTAAACATCATGATCCCCAAGTTCCTGCAGTTCTTCAAACATTGTAGCCCCAAGATCAG GTCCCACGCCATCGCCTGCGTGAACCAGTTCATCATCAGCCAAGCTCAGGTACTGATGGACAACATCGACACTTTTATTGAG AGCCTGTTTGCTCTGGCAGCAGACGAGGACTCCGAGGTGAGGAAGAACGTGTGCCGAGCCCTGGTGATGCTGCTGGAGGTCCGCATCGACAGACTTATCCCCCACATGCACAGCATCGTACAG tacATGCTGCAGCGCACGCAGGACCCGGATGAGAACGTGGCCCTGGAAGCCTGCGAGTTCTGGCTCACCCTGGCGGAGCAGCCCATCTGCAAGGAGGTGCtgtccagccacctcctcca GCTGATCCCCATCCTGGTGAACGGGATGAAGTACTCGGAGATCGACATCATCCTCTTAAAG GGAGACGTGGAGGAGGATGGCACGGTGCCCGACAGTGAACAGGACATCAAACCCCGCTTCCACAAGTCGCACACCGTCACACTGCAGCACGAGggcggcgggggtgggggtggcggcgGCGGCGAGGAGGGTGAGGATATTGACGAGGACGATGACGATGACACGCTGTCCGACTGGAACCTCAGTGAGTGTCTCTGA